A window from Drosophila nasuta strain 15112-1781.00 chromosome 3, ASM2355853v1, whole genome shotgun sequence encodes these proteins:
- the LOC132789977 gene encoding divergent protein kinase domain 1C, producing the protein MLTALRRKFRLGMQRTVLIAVLLGVGLFSYAFLNLSFCFKLMSHRSLTHMCQKYEHHEFSGSLCEELCSAQSSFDNFQCPLNDMKTILFTAEKNGDMYAVKLAKHNDDDLSWTNSKGESIYPKIEEFHEIVKLHIILAYNVTLDDNMIRALVNQEIADNNSQQMVSFWRLFKDNNYMMGKLFDEESFFPAVLGSCGPYYATEGLEIVQANPSIIQYLASNRQQRLKHALNIMEYMFRLEEMKPEPLRMCKIQVSRFGMTPDRRLKYQTAEHVYVESQLDKRMSNGAKCHSNQECNFHSCRGLCDAERQTCTHIQQNNNFQIFCEHVLVGSGTFQPGLLSGIRMPRSLQKLVKMCVQPPKEHQVPDRRQAPNLQLALRLYNELKQLLQAVITASGADVEVENEAPRLRQRGGGGA; encoded by the exons ATGTTGACTGCATTGCGTCGCAAATTTCGCCTTGGAATGCAGCGAACAGTTCTCATTGCCGTGCTGCTGGGGGTTGGCCTCTTCAGCTATGCCTTCCTCAATCTATCCTTCTGCTTCAAACTCATGTCCCACAGAAGTCTCACGCACATG TGTCAAAAGTACGAGCATCACGAGTTCAGTGGTTCGCTCTGCGAGGAACTTTGCAGTGCACAGTCAAGCTTTGATAACTTCCAGTGTCCGTTGAATGATATGAAAACTATTTTGTTTACGGCCGAAAAGAATGGCGATATGTACGCGGTGAAG CTGGCGAAGCATAATGACGATGACTTGAGCTGGACGAACAGCAAAGGAGAGTCGATCTATCCCAAGATCGAAGAGTTCCATGAGATTGTCAAGCTGCACATTATACTCGCCTACAATGTGACTTTAGATGACAATATG ATAAGAGCTTTGGTCAACCAGGAGATAGCTGACAACAATTCACAGCAGATGGTCAGCTTTTGGCGTTTGTTCAAGGACAACAACTATATGATGGGAAAACTGTTCGATGAGGAGTCCTTTTTTCCAGCCGTGCTTGGCTCCTGTGGTCCTTACTATGCCACCGAAGGTCTGGAAATAGTGCAGGCTAATCCTAGCATCATACAATATCT TGCCTCAAATCGTCAGCAGCGTTTGAAGCACGCTCTGAATATCATGGAATACATGTTTCGCCTCGAGGAGATGAAACCGGAGCCGCTGAGAATGTGTAAAATACAAGTGAGCCGCTTCGGCATGACGCCCGATCGACGTCTCAAGTATCAGACTGCAGAGCACGTGTATGTGGAGAGTCAACTGGACAAGCGGATGTCCAATGGCGCCAAGTGTCACAGCAACCAGGAGTGCAACTTCCACTCGTGCCGCGGACTCTGCGATGCGGAGCGACAAACCTGCACACATATCCAGCAGAACAACAACTTTCAGATATTCTGCGAGCACGTTCTCGTTGGAAGTGGCACCTTTCAACCAGGACTCCTGAGTGGCATTCGCATGCCTCGTTCACTTCAGAAGCTGGTGAAGATGTGCGTGCAACCGCCGAAGGAGCATCAGGTGCCTGATCGTCGCCAGGCACCCAATCTGCAGCTGGCTTTGCGACTCTACAATGAGCTGAAGCAACTGCTTCAGGCAGTCATAACAGCTTCTGGAGCCGATGTCGAAGTGGAGAACGAGGCTCCGCGTCTCCGGcaacgaggaggaggaggagcttAA
- the LOC132789978 gene encoding diphosphoinositol polyphosphate phosphohydrolase 3-alpha has translation MVKEKPNSTRIYDKDGFRRRAACICVRAENEAEVLLVTSSRRPELWIVPGGGVEPEEEPPVTAVREVLEEAGVVGSLGRCLGVFENNDHMHRTEVFVMNVTQELDEWEDSRSIGRKRQWFTIDDALSQLALHKPTQQHYLMQLQLSKTLENANTPGRVVNATHPPILTNAASAAASPTTA, from the exons ATGGTCAAGGAGAAGCCCAACTCAACGCGCATCTATGATAAGGATGGCTTCAGGAGACGCGCAGCCTGCATTTGTGTACGCGCCGAGAACGAAGCAGAG GTGCTCCTGGTGACTTCTTCGCGCCGTCCAGAACTGTGGATTGTGCCGGGCGGAGGTGTCGAGCCGGAAGAGGAACCTCCAGTAACCGCTGTGCGCGAGGTGCTTGAGGAAGCGGGCGTCGTTGGCAGCCTGGGACGCTGTTTGGGTGTCTTCGAG AATAACGATCACATGCATCGAACGGAGGTGTTTGTCATGAATGTCACCCAGGAGCTGGACGAATGGGAGGATTCGCGCAGCATTGGACGCAAGCGTCAATGGTTTACGATCGACGATGCCTTGTCACAGCTGGCGCTGCACAAGCCCACCCAGCAGCATTATCtgatgcagctgcagctctCGAAGACGCTGGAGAATGCCAATACGCCCGGTCGGGTAGTGAATGCCACGCATCCGCCCATTTTGACCAATGCTGCCTCGGCGGCAGCATCGCCGACAACGGCATAA